One Aegilops tauschii subsp. strangulata cultivar AL8/78 chromosome 7, Aet v6.0, whole genome shotgun sequence genomic window carries:
- the LOC109782475 gene encoding cysteine-rich receptor-like protein kinase 44 isoform X1, which yields MNHEVLERILDGRENPTNLSLPLLKDITENFSEDREIGHGGFATVYKGVLPNGNVAVKRIKSCHSIKETLFYREVNSLLNIEHENVVRFLGFCASTDQIAIQIEGLKERIYAEVRERLLCFEYISNGSLTKYITDELRGLEWKTRYEIIRGICEGLYHLHKEKQIYHMDMKPDNILLDNDMVPKITDFGLSRLDEMTQTMSKDRLGSLGYCAPEYWSQGKMSFKSDMYSLGVIIIELVTGQKALPINNNKILRRWRHRWRKTGKETQLVYQQVAKCIRIGLLCQEIDPSERPFIWDIIDDIRQAEGVNGSIKNDSQYKFGQISPYLEDDDMLGIEPLELHFPFQLNKQMSCTIQLTNETGSYIAFNVEHMNPLSYCAQPQKDIIPPRSKCNVEITMQPQAKAPRDHTSEFTVWSTKVNDGLAIEDMATIKFIKEAINVVDDVNLDVAFDISEPQEASEKTSVTVQPLTQITDDVARAIWCMDAHQTEPLIITGHRFGDVQIWNSDTQASYLYICFVC from the exons ATGAATCATGAGGTCCTGGAGCGTATACTTGATGGAAGAGAGAATCCGACAAATCTATCGCTCCCACTTTTGAAGGATATCACAGAAAATTTCTCGGAGGATCGAGAAATCGGCCATGGTGGATTTGCAACTGTTTATAAG GGAGTGCTCCCAAATGGTAACGTTGCGGTAAAGAGGATAAAGAGCTGTCATTCAATCAAGGAGACGTTGTTTTATCGTGAAGTTAACAGCCTGTTGAACATTGAACACGAAAATGTTGTACGGTTTCTTGGCTTCTGTGCTAGCACAGATCAGATAGCAATACAAATTGAAGGATTGAAAGAGCGTATTTATGCTGAGGTACGAGAAAGACTACTCTGTTTTGAGTATATCAGCAACGGAAGCCTGACAAAATATATTACTG ATGAATTACGGGGACTTGAATGGAAGACACGTTATGAAATTATTAGAGGCATTTGTGAAGGTTTGTATCATCTGCACAAGGAAAAGCAAATATATCATATGGATATGAAACCTGACAATATACTACTTGACAATGATATGGTGCCGAAAATCACCGATTTCGGTTTATCGAGACTTGATGAAATGACGCAAACCATGAGTAAAGACCGTCTTGGATCACT AGGATATTGTGCTCCTGAATACTGGAGCCAGGGAAAGATGTCTTTCAAATCAGACATGTACAGTTTAGGCGTTATAATTATTGAACTAGTGACTGGACAAAAGGCGCTCCCCATTAACAATAACAAG ATACTTAGGAGATGGAGGCATAGATGGAGGAAAACAGGGAAGGAAACACAGTTGGTTTACCAGCAAGTAGCAAAATGCATCAGAATAGGGTTACTATGCCAGGAAATTGACCCGTCCGAACGGCCTTTTATATGGGATATCATAGATGATATCAGACAAGCGGAAGGTGTTAATGGGTCAATCAAAAATGACTCTCAATATAAGTTTGGACAG ATAAGCCCTTACTTGGAGGACGATGATATGCTTGGAATTGAGCCACTCGAACTACATTTTCCTTTCCAGCTTAACAAACAGATGTCATGCACCATTCAGCTAACCAATGAGACAGGCTCTTACATTGCCTTCAACGTCGAACATATGAACCCACTGTCATACTGTGCACAGCCGCAGAAAGACATTATACCACCACGATCCAAGTGTAATGTAGAAATAACAATGCAACCGCAGGCCAAGGCACCGAGAGATCATACCAGCGAATTCACTGTTTGGAGCACCAAAGTGAATGATGGCCTTGCCATTGAGGATATGGCTACAATCAAGTTCATTAAAGAGGCAATCAATGTGGTCGATGACGTGAATTTGGATGTGGCTTTTGACATCAGTGAGCCACAAGAAGCAAGTGAGAAAACAAGTGTG ACAGTCCAACCTTTAACACAG ATTACAGATGATGTAGCCCGTGCGATTTGGTGTATGGATGCACATCAGACAGAGCCATT GATTATAACTGGTCACCGATTTGGTGATGTTCAGATTTGGAACTCTGACACGCAGGCAAGTTACCTCTATATATGCTTCGTTTGCTAG
- the LOC109782475 gene encoding cysteine-rich receptor-like protein kinase 44 isoform X2 — translation MNHEVLERILDGRENPTNLSLPLLKDITENFSEDREIGHGGFATVYKGVLPNGNVAVKRIKSCHSIKETLFYREVNSLLNIEHENVVRFLGFCASTDQIAIQIEGLKERIYAEVRERLLCFEYISNGSLTKYITDELRGLEWKTRYEIIRGICEGLYHLHKEKQIYHMDMKPDNILLDNDMVPKITDFGLSRLDEMTQTMSKDRLGSLGYCAPEYWSQGKMSFKSDMYSLGVIIIELVTGQKALPINNNKILRRWRHRWRKTGKETQLVYQQVAKCIRIGLLCQEIDPSERPFIWDIIDDIRQAEGVNGSIKNDSQYKFGQISPYLEDDDMLGIEPLELHFPFQLNKQMSCTIQLTNETGSYIAFNVEHMNPLSYCAQPQKDIIPPRSKCNVEITMQPQAKAPRDHTSEFTVWSTKVNDGLAIEDMATIKFIKEAINVVDDVNLDVAFDISEPQEASEKTSVDLLSWWWFV, via the exons ATGAATCATGAGGTCCTGGAGCGTATACTTGATGGAAGAGAGAATCCGACAAATCTATCGCTCCCACTTTTGAAGGATATCACAGAAAATTTCTCGGAGGATCGAGAAATCGGCCATGGTGGATTTGCAACTGTTTATAAG GGAGTGCTCCCAAATGGTAACGTTGCGGTAAAGAGGATAAAGAGCTGTCATTCAATCAAGGAGACGTTGTTTTATCGTGAAGTTAACAGCCTGTTGAACATTGAACACGAAAATGTTGTACGGTTTCTTGGCTTCTGTGCTAGCACAGATCAGATAGCAATACAAATTGAAGGATTGAAAGAGCGTATTTATGCTGAGGTACGAGAAAGACTACTCTGTTTTGAGTATATCAGCAACGGAAGCCTGACAAAATATATTACTG ATGAATTACGGGGACTTGAATGGAAGACACGTTATGAAATTATTAGAGGCATTTGTGAAGGTTTGTATCATCTGCACAAGGAAAAGCAAATATATCATATGGATATGAAACCTGACAATATACTACTTGACAATGATATGGTGCCGAAAATCACCGATTTCGGTTTATCGAGACTTGATGAAATGACGCAAACCATGAGTAAAGACCGTCTTGGATCACT AGGATATTGTGCTCCTGAATACTGGAGCCAGGGAAAGATGTCTTTCAAATCAGACATGTACAGTTTAGGCGTTATAATTATTGAACTAGTGACTGGACAAAAGGCGCTCCCCATTAACAATAACAAG ATACTTAGGAGATGGAGGCATAGATGGAGGAAAACAGGGAAGGAAACACAGTTGGTTTACCAGCAAGTAGCAAAATGCATCAGAATAGGGTTACTATGCCAGGAAATTGACCCGTCCGAACGGCCTTTTATATGGGATATCATAGATGATATCAGACAAGCGGAAGGTGTTAATGGGTCAATCAAAAATGACTCTCAATATAAGTTTGGACAG ATAAGCCCTTACTTGGAGGACGATGATATGCTTGGAATTGAGCCACTCGAACTACATTTTCCTTTCCAGCTTAACAAACAGATGTCATGCACCATTCAGCTAACCAATGAGACAGGCTCTTACATTGCCTTCAACGTCGAACATATGAACCCACTGTCATACTGTGCACAGCCGCAGAAAGACATTATACCACCACGATCCAAGTGTAATGTAGAAATAACAATGCAACCGCAGGCCAAGGCACCGAGAGATCATACCAGCGAATTCACTGTTTGGAGCACCAAAGTGAATGATGGCCTTGCCATTGAGGATATGGCTACAATCAAGTTCATTAAAGAGGCAATCAATGTGGTCGATGACGTGAATTTGGATGTGGCTTTTGACATCAGTGAGCCACAAGAAGCAAGTGAGAAAACAAGTGTG GACCTTCTATCTTGGTGGTGGTTTGTCTAG
- the LOC141027918 gene encoding coatomer subunit beta'-2-like produces the protein MRWLVAVAYDCFFHVYKYEKELEKVTSFKAHGYYDWGRCSLDVHPTQPYVLSACRMQVKLWDWDQDWNCIQTFEEHSDNINEVKFNLEDTNSFASASDDCTVKVWSLDSPKSKYTLPGHSHHVYSVDFFKRDGRQYLISGCKDKTAKIWDLQKKECVQTLQHECDVNSVFAHPSLPLLVTGGEDGAVRVWSSTDFRLKRKLGVSMPVRGFACLTGSERVAIAHYYGMSVMEIGDEEGQGGNEGSHENSTAAIDYEKIQRQSERAASTLSSILKFERLIGDEWYLSNQI, from the exons ATGCGGTGGCTTGTGGCTGTGGCATATGACTGTTTCTTCCATGTGTACAAGTATGAAAAGGAACTGGAAAAGGTCACGAGTTTCAAAGCTCACGGTTATTATGACTGGGGGAGGTGTTCATTAGACGTCCATCCGACCCAGCCGTATGTGCTGTCAGCGTGTCGTATGCAAGTAAAGCTTTGGGACTGGGACCAGGACTGGAATTGCATACAGACATTTGAAGAACATTCAGATAATATTAATGAAGTAAAATTTAACCTAGAGGACACCAACAGTTTTGCAAGTGCTTCAGATGATTGTACAGTAAAG GTTTGGAGTCTTGATTCTCCCAAATCCAAGTATACTCTGCCTGGGCATTCACATCACGTGTACAGCGTGGATTTCTTCAAGCGTGATGGTCGGCAGTATTTGATTAGTGGCTGTAAAGACAAGACTGCCAAG aTATGGGACTTGCAGAAGAAGGAGTGTGTTCAAACACTCCAACATGAATGTGACGTCAATTCAGTCTTTGCCCATCCCAGTCTTCCACTTCTAGTGACAGGTGGTGAAGATGGTGCTGTTCGTGTGTGGAGCTCCACTGATTTCAG GCTGAAGAGAAAGCTTGGGGTCAGTATGCCGGTTCGTGGTTTCGCATGTTTGACCGGGTCAGAAAG GGTTGCAATTGCACACTATTATGGAATGTCGGTGATGGaaattggtgatgaagaaggacaAGGTGGTAATGAAGGCAGCCACGAGAATTCCACAGCAGCTATAGATTATGAGAAAATCCAACGCCAATCTGAGAGGGCTGCCAGTACACTTTCTTCG ATCCTGAAATTTGAACGACTGATTGGAGATGAATGGTACTTGTCGAACCAGATCTAG